A region of the Dehalococcoidia bacterium genome:
TCATCGTCCGGCCGAAGGTGCCCTTGTGGGAGTCTCCCGGACGTTCGGGGAGCGCGTTTCGTGCCCACTCGGAGGTCAGGAGACTGACCAGTACGTCGTCGTCCAGACCGGGTGGAATTCCGATGTCGGCCACTTCCAGACTTCCGACAGAGTCTGCGCCGGGAAAGCTCAGGTGCCCGCGCTTCGGGTAGCCCAGTGCAACCGTAACGTCGGGGGCGACACATGCAGGGTCGATCTCTGCGGTGTCGCAGTTCAGGCCGGTGGGGAGATCTAGTGCAAGCAGAGCGGGGGCGGTTCGCGAACCGTCCCTACGGGCGACAGACAAGACACTCAGGATGTCCTTGAATGGCCCCTCGATGGGTCTTGCCCTGCCGGTACCCAGCATCGCATCGATTACCAGGTGGGCGGAGCCGAGCACGCACTTCAGCCGAGCAAGTTCAGAGTCGTCAGAGACGGCGATTACTTCTACGCCATCGCGAAGAGCATCATCCAGCTTTGGGTCCGGGGTGCCTCGGTCTCGGCAGATGTATGCGGTGACACTCGCGCCCCAGCGCCTGATATGGCGCCCAGCGACGAGTCCGTCGGCACCGTTGTTGCCGGAGCCGACCAGAACGACGACAGGCACGCCCGCAAGCGGACCGACCATGCGCTGCGCGGTACGGGCAACAGCGAGTCCCGCGTTCTCCATGAGGGTGTCCGTCGAGACGCCAGCCTCCTCGGATCCCTCCTCGATGGCCCGCATCTCGGCGGCGGTGACTATCTTCAAACGGTCACACCCGACCGATAAGCGACTTCAGAAGCTCCCGCGTTCGGGCGACCGAGGCGTCCTCATCGTCGCCAACCGGGAAGATCGATGCGAGGAATTCAGTCGCGCCAGCCGACGAAAGGGCCTTCAGACGGTCCTCAACCTCCGCTTCGTTGCCGATGATAGCTACCTCAGCCGGGCTTTCAGCGCCCTCGATGTCCAGCATCCGGCGATAGCTTGGGAGGGTACCGTAGCGCTGGAAGTGACCAGCGGCAGCCTCGAAACCGGCCTGAGTGTTGTCGGTAACGGCTATGGGGAGTCCGACGCATACGCGAGGGGCAGGCCGTCCTGCGTCCTCCGCGGCAGAGCTGATCCTGGGCACGATGTGAGTTTCGAGAGTACGCGGTCCGGCCATCCACGTTATGGTGCCGTCGGCCCGCGAGCCAGCCATGCGCAGCATACGAGGGGCGAGCGCGGCCACGCACACAGAAGGCGGAGTGTCGGTCATCCGGGCTATCTCGCCGGACGCGCTGTAGTGCTCGCCGTGGAAGTCGACGCTGCCTGTGGTCAGGAGCGACTGGAGTATGGTCAGGTACTCGTCCATGTGCCCGGCAGGCGCGTGGAAGGACATGCCCCAGCGGTCCTCCACGACCGGCCTGTGCGAGAGTCCAATTCCCAAGAGGAGCCGCCCGCCGGTGGCTGCCTGAGTCGTGAGCGCCTGCTGTGCGAGCGCCATGGGGTGACGGGGGTAGGTCGGCACAACGGCGGTGCCCATCTCTATGGACTTCGTTACGCCGCCGGAGAGAGCGAGCAGCGTCAGCGCATCGATTCCGGCAACCTGTGCTGTCCAGAAGCTCTCGAATCCATCGGCCTCGGCCTCAGCAGACTGCTGCACCTGCCCCTGGAGGGTGGTGGCAGCGCCAATCGTTCCAATGAAGAGTCCTATTCTCATGATCAGCCCTTTGACTCCTGTTCTGCTACCCACTGCCTGGCAGCGGCACGGGCAGCGTTCCGGTTTGGCGCGTTCATTCCCCGGCTTCTGAGGTCGACTGCTGATTCCACGTTGGCCGCTGCCGTTGAGCTTGCGCCCTCGAGTCTTGCCCTGAAGCCGTCGATGTCCTTGGCAAACGCGGCGCGCCAGCCTTCGGTGCGATCGAATGCAGGGTAGGTCTCCAGAAGACCGACCTCGTTGAAGCGGTCCATGAACTGGACGTCTGCGAGCGCCCTGCTTTCCCAGATGAACACCCGCTTGTCGTTACCGAGGTTGTAAGCTCCGATCAGCGTGATGCTGGGAGGCGGGCTGCCCTGCCATATCGTGGCCCACAGCTCTGGGTCCCGTGTCCTGTCCGATGTGAGTATGGATACGTAAATCACTGCTCTTCTTCCTGACGGTTAAACTATCTTCGGTACAGAATGTTGCCTTTTTCGCTGTCTCCAACCACGGACGCGACCGCGAATTCCCTGGAGTGGCTGAGTGAGAGTGCAATGTCGGTCAGTCCAAGCCTGTCGGCCCTGGCCCGCGCGGTGCCGTGAAGTTCGATTCTCGGGGCCTGTCCACGGCCGCGTACTACTTCGATGTCCCGCCAACTGATGCCGCGCACGCCGGTTCCGAGCGCCTTCATGGTGGCCTCTTTGGCTGCGAACCGGCTTGCGAGCTGTGGCGCGCGGCCCCGGCAGTACGCGATCTCGCGATCCGTGTAGATGCGGTGCAGGAATCGTTCTCCGTACTGCTCGAATACACGCTTGATCCTGGGGATCTCGATTATGTCTACGCCGGCAATTAGCAATGTGTGGCCTCGAAGGCTGTCTGGCGGGTGCCATAACAAGTGTGTAGGCGGAGAATTCACCCTCACCCCAACCCTCTCCCTGAGGGAGAGGGGACAATTTTCGCTTCCGAAATGACTCAGCTTCTGTTTAGCCCGGTCATTATACCCAGCATTGGGATGCGCCGTTATAATTGAATCACCTGAACCTGGATGAGGGGAGAGTAGCCCGATGAGCGCGAGTGTGATCAGTGGGACACGTCTGGCCGAAGAGATACGCGCCGAGGTCGCCGAAGGTGTCGAGGAGATGCGCACCAAGCACGACGTCGTTCCGGGGCTCGCGGTGGTGCTTGTAGGGGACGATCCCGCATCAGCGGTCTACGTGCGGAACAAGGGACTGGCCGCAGAGGCGGCGGGCATGTTCTCCGAATCGGTAATGCTTCCGGCGACAGCGTCGATGGATGAGGTGCTAGGTGAGGTTCACCGCATAAACGAAGACAGCCGGATTCACGGACTGCTCGTGCAGCTCCCTCTGCCTGACCATCTGGATGAGAACACCGTTATGGAGTCCATCTTGCCGGAGAAGGACGTGGACGGGCTTCATCCATTCAACATGGGGCTTCTGGCTGCGGGGAGGCCGCGGTTCGTGCCGGCGACTCCCGCCGGAATACAGCAGATGATCGTGCGCACGGGGATTGGCACCGAGGGCAAGCACGTCGTGGTGCTGGGCAGGTCGAACATCGTCGGAAAGCCTATCGCCAACCTGCTGA
Encoded here:
- a CDS encoding TIGR03564 family F420-dependent LLM class oxidoreductase produces the protein MRIGLFIGTIGAATTLQGQVQQSAEAEADGFESFWTAQVAGIDALTLLALSGGVTKSIEMGTAVVPTYPRHPMALAQQALTTQAATGGRLLLGIGLSHRPVVEDRWGMSFHAPAGHMDEYLTILQSLLTTGSVDFHGEHYSASGEIARMTDTPPSVCVAALAPRMLRMAGSRADGTITWMAGPRTLETHIVPRISSAAEDAGRPAPRVCVGLPIAVTDNTQAGFEAAAGHFQRYGTLPSYRRMLDIEGAESPAEVAIIGNEAEVEDRLKALSSAGATEFLASIFPVGDDEDASVARTRELLKSLIGRV
- the acpS gene encoding holo-ACP synthase produces the protein MLIAGVDIIEIPRIKRVFEQYGERFLHRIYTDREIAYCRGRAPQLASRFAAKEATMKALGTGVRGISWRDIEVVRGRGQAPRIELHGTARARADRLGLTDIALSLSHSREFAVASVVGDSEKGNILYRR
- a CDS encoding bifunctional 5,10-methylenetetrahydrofolate dehydrogenase/5,10-methenyltetrahydrofolate cyclohydrolase encodes the protein MSASVISGTRLAEEIRAEVAEGVEEMRTKHDVVPGLAVVLVGDDPASAVYVRNKGLAAEAAGMFSESVMLPATASMDEVLGEVHRINEDSRIHGLLVQLPLPDHLDENTVMESILPEKDVDGLHPFNMGLLAAGRPRFVPATPAGIQQMIVRTGIGTEGKHVVVLGRSNIVGKPIANLLMQRASDANSTVTVCHTRTRDLETLTRQADIIIAAIGRARYLTADMVSDGVVVIDVGINRIDAPERRRGYRLVGDVDYDAVKEKASAITPVPGGVGPMTIAMLLNNTLKSARLFIHPELREQN